One genomic region from Mesorhizobium terrae encodes:
- a CDS encoding amidohydrolase — translation MSVTGTVRQADLIVFNGRVLTMDDDLPAAEAVAVKDGAILAVGSRAAIEALKGPATKVIDAKGGSVIPGFIEAHMHLFSGAAELAHLQLIGVHGFDALRDAVRAYAAKRPDAPMLVAQSADYTILGDERVTRHHLDAILPDRPFCMAAPDHHTMWANTKALEAAGVLHGRALGPGNEIVMGEDGLAEGELREGEAFGPVLALADEERVRLGLSTGGEPDPAPTPAQRAADRDIMRRGLAWCAEHGITSIQNMDGNLYQLELLAEIEAEEGLSCRVKMPFHFKNFMKLEMLEKASTMATRYDSEWLSSRMVKVFYDGVLDSWTAVMVEPYADRLDWVGEPLFTPAEFKELAVAIDARGLQIAVHAIGDGAVNAVLDGYEAAAKANGKRDSRHRIEHIEVVAPTDVPRFSELGVIASMQPPHPPGAMDFPLEPTVSRIGKARWPLSYAWRTLKSAGAHVVFASDWPVASIDPIRGMQAAMLRKPWAEGDPDQSFSLMESLAAYTVEGAHAEFTEHRKGRLKEGFMADLVVLSHDIEAVEPRQLHEVRPAVTICGGKVTYQVAS, via the coding sequence ATGTCTGTCACGGGTACGGTTCGTCAAGCCGATCTGATCGTCTTCAATGGTCGTGTCCTGACCATGGATGACGATCTGCCAGCCGCCGAAGCCGTTGCCGTGAAGGATGGCGCTATCCTTGCCGTCGGCAGCCGCGCTGCCATCGAGGCGCTCAAGGGGCCGGCCACGAAAGTCATCGACGCCAAGGGCGGTTCGGTGATCCCCGGTTTCATCGAAGCGCATATGCATCTCTTTTCCGGCGCCGCCGAACTGGCGCATCTGCAGCTCATCGGCGTGCACGGGTTCGACGCGTTGCGTGACGCGGTCCGTGCCTATGCGGCCAAGCGCCCCGATGCGCCGATGCTGGTCGCGCAGTCGGCCGATTACACCATTCTCGGCGATGAACGCGTCACCCGGCATCATCTCGACGCAATCCTGCCCGACCGGCCGTTCTGCATGGCCGCGCCCGACCACCATACGATGTGGGCCAACACCAAGGCGCTTGAAGCCGCCGGCGTGCTGCATGGCCGCGCGCTCGGACCCGGCAACGAGATCGTCATGGGCGAGGACGGGCTAGCCGAGGGCGAATTGCGCGAAGGCGAGGCCTTTGGCCCGGTGCTGGCGCTGGCCGACGAGGAACGCGTGCGGCTCGGCCTGTCGACCGGCGGCGAGCCCGATCCCGCGCCGACGCCCGCGCAGCGCGCCGCCGACCGCGACATCATGCGGCGCGGCCTTGCCTGGTGCGCCGAACACGGCATCACCTCGATCCAGAACATGGATGGCAATCTCTACCAGCTCGAACTGCTGGCCGAGATCGAGGCCGAGGAAGGGCTCTCCTGTCGTGTCAAGATGCCCTTCCATTTCAAGAATTTCATGAAGCTCGAGATGCTGGAAAAGGCGTCGACAATGGCCACGCGATACGACAGCGAATGGCTGTCGTCGCGCATGGTCAAGGTTTTCTACGACGGCGTGCTGGACTCCTGGACCGCCGTGATGGTCGAGCCCTACGCCGATCGTCTCGACTGGGTCGGCGAACCGCTGTTCACGCCGGCCGAGTTCAAGGAACTGGCCGTCGCCATCGATGCGCGTGGATTGCAGATCGCGGTGCATGCGATCGGGGATGGCGCGGTCAATGCCGTGCTCGACGGCTACGAAGCCGCCGCCAAGGCCAATGGCAAGCGCGACAGCCGCCACCGCATCGAGCATATCGAGGTGGTCGCGCCGACGGACGTGCCGCGTTTCTCCGAACTCGGCGTCATTGCCTCAATGCAGCCTCCGCATCCTCCGGGCGCGATGGATTTCCCGCTGGAGCCGACCGTGTCGCGCATCGGCAAGGCGCGCTGGCCGCTGAGCTATGCCTGGCGCACGCTGAAGAGCGCCGGCGCCCATGTCGTGTTTGCTTCCGACTGGCCGGTCGCCTCGATCGATCCGATCCGTGGCATGCAGGCGGCGATGCTGCGCAAGCCGTGGGCCGAAGGCGACCCGGACCAGAGTTTCTCGCTGATGGAATCGCTTGCGGCCTACACGGTCGAGGGCGCCCATGCCGAGTTCACGGAGCACCGAAAGGGCAGGCTGAAGGAAGGCTTCATGGCCGACCTTGTGGTGCTCTCGCACGATATCGAAGCGGTGGAACCGCGCCAGCTGCACGAGGTGCGGCCGGCGGTCACCATCTGCGGAGGTAAGGTCACCTATCAGGTCGCAAGCTGA
- a CDS encoding ABC transporter ATP-binding protein — MPEQPGKNAIEVRDVRKVFGSGEAAVAALDTVSVSIRENEFFTLLGPSGCGKTTLLRLIAGFDYPSAGEIQLYGDNIALLPPFKRPVNTVFQSYALFPHMTVAQNIGFGLEMLRKPKAEIKARVAEMLKLVRMEHLASRRTSQISGGQQQRVALARALAPQPKVLLLDEPLSALDYKLRKEMQIELKRLQNQTGITFIFVTHDQEEALTMSDRIAVMSSGKILQVGSPWDIYDKPADRFVADFIGETNFLTASIAGVENGRARATLKSGATIMASVADGFQPKGEATVVVRPEHAKLVKGKGELSGTVENIVYFGTDTHIHLRLDGSDDLFIVRQQNARSASCGFETGEKAGISISDDAAQVLRD; from the coding sequence GTGCCGGAACAACCGGGTAAGAACGCGATCGAAGTCCGTGATGTACGGAAAGTCTTCGGTTCTGGGGAAGCGGCGGTTGCCGCGTTGGACACGGTCTCAGTATCGATCCGGGAAAACGAGTTTTTCACGCTGTTGGGGCCGTCGGGCTGCGGAAAGACGACGCTGCTCAGGCTGATCGCCGGCTTCGACTATCCGAGCGCCGGCGAGATCCAGCTCTATGGCGACAACATCGCGCTGCTGCCGCCGTTCAAGCGGCCGGTCAACACTGTTTTCCAGAGCTATGCGCTGTTCCCGCACATGACGGTGGCGCAGAATATCGGCTTCGGCCTGGAGATGCTGCGTAAGCCAAAGGCCGAGATCAAGGCGCGCGTCGCCGAGATGCTGAAGCTGGTGCGCATGGAGCATCTGGCCTCGCGGCGCACCAGCCAGATTTCCGGCGGTCAGCAGCAGCGCGTGGCGCTGGCACGCGCGCTGGCGCCGCAGCCGAAAGTGCTGCTTCTCGACGAGCCGCTTTCGGCGCTCGACTACAAGCTGCGCAAGGAAATGCAGATCGAACTGAAGCGGCTGCAGAACCAGACCGGCATCACCTTCATCTTCGTCACCCACGACCAGGAAGAAGCGCTGACCATGTCCGACCGCATCGCGGTGATGTCGTCGGGCAAGATCCTGCAGGTGGGTTCACCCTGGGACATCTATGACAAGCCGGCCGACCGGTTCGTCGCCGACTTCATCGGCGAGACCAATTTCCTGACCGCGTCGATCGCCGGCGTGGAAAACGGCAGGGCACGCGCGACGCTCAAATCGGGTGCCACCATCATGGCCAGCGTTGCCGACGGCTTCCAGCCGAAGGGCGAGGCGACCGTCGTGGTGCGGCCCGAACATGCGAAGCTCGTCAAGGGCAAGGGCGAGCTTTCGGGCACGGTCGAGAACATCGTCTATTTCGGCACCGACACGCACATCCATTTGCGGCTCGACGGCAGCGACGACCTCTTCATCGTGCGCCAGCAGAATGCGCGCAGCGCCAGCTGCGGCTTCGAGACGGGCGAGAAGGCGGGCATCTCTATCAGCGACGACGCAGCACAAGTGTTGAGGGACTGA
- a CDS encoding ABC transporter permease has product MATAEEIAKAADRRDVRNRWYLTTPALLTIFFAAVGPLAIVLVYSFLTPGPYGDVKWQFSTDAWVSVLFERDIFDDTLSLAAAHISIFWRSVKLAVITTLATLALGFPTAYFMATRSEKTRDLWLFLITIPFWTNLLIRTFAVLQIIRNEGIVNTILLKLGIISAPIQILYTDVAILIGMAYVYLPLMVLPVYASMEKLDFRLVEAGYDLYASRWQVLRRIIFPLVKPGVIAGSILVFIPAIGAYVTPSVLGGGKNMMLSNLIELQFGQGRNWPLGSALSITVMFIVMAALLVYVRNAGSQEVRHG; this is encoded by the coding sequence ATGGCCACCGCCGAGGAAATCGCCAAGGCGGCCGACCGGCGCGACGTTCGCAACCGCTGGTACCTTACGACGCCTGCCTTGCTCACCATCTTTTTCGCCGCGGTCGGCCCGTTGGCCATCGTGCTCGTCTATTCCTTCCTCACGCCCGGCCCCTATGGCGACGTGAAGTGGCAGTTCTCGACCGACGCCTGGGTGTCGGTGCTGTTCGAGCGCGACATCTTCGACGACACGCTGTCGCTGGCTGCCGCCCATATCAGCATCTTCTGGCGCTCGGTGAAGCTGGCGGTCATCACCACGCTCGCCACCTTGGCGCTCGGCTTCCCGACGGCCTATTTCATGGCCACGCGCAGCGAGAAGACGCGTGACCTGTGGCTGTTCCTGATCACCATCCCGTTCTGGACGAACCTTCTGATCCGCACCTTCGCGGTGCTGCAGATCATCCGCAACGAAGGCATCGTCAACACCATCCTGTTGAAGCTCGGCATCATCTCGGCGCCGATCCAGATCCTCTACACCGACGTCGCGATCCTGATCGGCATGGCCTATGTCTATCTGCCGCTGATGGTGCTGCCGGTCTACGCCTCGATGGAAAAGCTCGACTTCCGTCTGGTCGAGGCGGGCTACGATCTCTACGCCTCGCGCTGGCAGGTGCTGCGCCGCATCATCTTCCCGCTGGTCAAGCCCGGCGTCATCGCCGGCTCGATCCTGGTCTTCATCCCGGCCATCGGCGCCTATGTGACGCCGAGCGTGCTCGGCGGCGGCAAGAACATGATGCTGTCCAACCTGATCGAGCTGCAATTCGGTCAGGGCCGCAACTGGCCGCTGGGCTCGGCGCTGTCGATCACGGTCATGTTCATCGTCATGGCGGCGCTCCTGGTTTACGTGCGCAACGCCGGCTCGCAGGAGGTGCGGCATGGCTAA
- a CDS encoding ABC transporter permease, translated as MAKSFSIRHQPGFTTIAAVCFVALYLPIIVLVVYAFNEAPSTSEWGGFSLKWFQSASQNAQVIDATLRSFQIAAVAATLATIAATMAALATTRTPPYPGLTFKYAMINQPLMVPEIVTGVALLIFFSRIKIFTGYSGLGYLIAAHTAFCIPFAYLPIRARLENMDLSLERAAADLYATPWQAFRRITLPLLWPGILAGLMLAFVISLDDVVITEFVKSGGQDTLPTYMLGQIRRGITPEINAISTAFLLLSVIIVTLFFFVSRKRD; from the coding sequence ATGGCTAAGAGCTTCTCCATTCGCCACCAGCCGGGCTTCACCACGATCGCCGCCGTGTGCTTCGTGGCGCTCTACCTGCCGATCATCGTGCTGGTGGTCTACGCCTTCAACGAGGCACCCTCGACGTCGGAATGGGGCGGCTTCTCGCTGAAGTGGTTCCAGTCGGCCTCGCAGAACGCGCAGGTGATCGATGCCACGCTGCGCTCCTTCCAGATCGCGGCTGTGGCCGCCACGCTCGCCACCATCGCGGCGACCATGGCGGCCTTGGCCACCACCCGCACGCCGCCCTATCCGGGGCTGACCTTCAAATATGCGATGATCAACCAGCCGCTGATGGTGCCGGAAATCGTCACCGGCGTGGCGCTGCTGATCTTCTTCTCGCGCATCAAGATCTTCACCGGCTATTCGGGCCTGGGTTACCTGATCGCCGCGCATACGGCGTTCTGCATTCCCTTTGCCTATCTGCCGATCCGCGCGCGACTGGAAAATATGGACCTGTCGCTGGAACGCGCGGCGGCCGATCTCTACGCCACGCCCTGGCAGGCCTTCCGCCGCATCACGCTGCCGCTGCTCTGGCCCGGCATCCTCGCCGGCCTGATGCTCGCCTTCGTCATTTCGCTCGACGACGTCGTCATCACCGAATTCGTCAAGTCGGGCGGCCAGGACACGTTGCCAACTTACATGCTCGGCCAGATCCGCCGCGGCATCACCCCTGAAATCAACGCGATCTCGACGGCCTTCCTGCTGCTGTCGGTCATCATCGTCACGTTGTTCTTCTTCGTCAGCAGGAAACGCGACTAG
- a CDS encoding extracellular solute-binding protein — protein MNWKTTATAVGLALMASTGLARAEGALNIYNWGNYISPDMIKKFEKQYNVKVTVTDYDSNDTALAKVRQGGTGFDIAIPSQTFIPIWIKEGLIQETDPGKMANFKNVAPEWANPDFDPGRKYTVPWAWGTIGVVVNTDAYKGPANSWGIVFNTPDELKGKVNVVPEMNDVIFAAIKYVGGKQCTDDKAVLKKVRDTLVAAKPNWIAMEYNTIEKMGAGDFKATSDWNGSALRQRLANPAIHYNYPKEGYGLWSDNVVVLKEAKNVENAKLFQNFMMDPENAALNSAFHRYANGIAGSEKFMPADMKDAPEVNIPADVKSLGELQHLCAPEIQDIYSKIWTELQK, from the coding sequence ATGAACTGGAAGACAACCGCGACAGCCGTCGGGCTGGCGCTGATGGCCTCGACGGGCCTCGCCCGCGCCGAGGGCGCGCTCAACATCTACAACTGGGGCAATTACATCAGCCCCGACATGATCAAGAAGTTCGAGAAGCAGTACAACGTCAAGGTCACCGTCACCGACTACGATTCCAACGACACCGCACTCGCCAAGGTGCGTCAGGGCGGCACCGGTTTCGACATCGCCATCCCCTCGCAGACCTTCATCCCGATCTGGATCAAGGAAGGTCTCATCCAGGAGACCGATCCCGGCAAGATGGCGAACTTCAAGAACGTGGCGCCGGAATGGGCCAATCCCGATTTCGATCCCGGCCGCAAATACACCGTGCCATGGGCCTGGGGCACGATCGGCGTGGTCGTCAACACCGACGCCTACAAGGGCCCGGCCAACAGCTGGGGCATCGTCTTCAACACGCCTGACGAGCTGAAGGGCAAGGTCAATGTCGTTCCCGAGATGAACGACGTCATCTTCGCCGCCATCAAATATGTCGGCGGCAAGCAGTGCACCGACGACAAGGCGGTGCTGAAGAAGGTGCGCGACACGCTCGTCGCCGCCAAGCCGAACTGGATCGCGATGGAATACAACACCATCGAGAAGATGGGCGCCGGCGACTTCAAGGCCACCAGCGACTGGAACGGCTCGGCGCTGCGCCAGCGGCTGGCCAACCCGGCCATCCACTACAACTATCCGAAGGAAGGCTACGGCCTGTGGAGCGACAACGTCGTCGTTCTGAAGGAAGCCAAGAACGTCGAGAACGCCAAGCTGTTCCAGAACTTCATGATGGATCCGGAAAACGCGGCGCTGAACTCGGCCTTCCACCGCTATGCCAACGGCATTGCCGGTTCGGAGAAGTTCATGCCCGCCGACATGAAGGACGCGCCGGAAGTCAACATCCCGGCCGACGTGAAGTCGCTGGGCGAACTGCAGCACCTCTGCGCGCCGGAAATCCAGGACATCTACTCGAAGATCTGGACCGAGCTGCAGAAGTAA
- a CDS encoding extracellular solute-binding protein — translation MNSRLFAATAALALVAATGFARAEGELNIYNWGNYTNPDVIKKFEEKYKVKVTITDYDSNDTALAKVRQGGSGFDIAVPSQTHLPIWIQEGLLLETNPGGMENFKNIAPEWANPDFDPARKYSVPWAWGTVGIVVNSDTYKGDINTWDIVFKTPDELKGKVNVVPEMKDVMTAAIRYVGGEQCTADKEVLKKVRDLLVAAKPNWIAMEYGAIDKMGAGDFKGSTTWNGAGLRMRLAHPQIHYGYPKEGFTYWSDNVVVLKDAKNVENAKLFQNFIMDPEVAAGLSAYHRYANGVAGSEKFMPAEMRDAPEIVVPAEAKPHGTMALMCSEEADALYKKIWTELRK, via the coding sequence ATGAATTCGAGATTGTTCGCCGCGACGGCGGCATTGGCGCTCGTTGCCGCGACCGGCTTCGCCCGCGCCGAGGGCGAGCTCAACATCTACAATTGGGGCAACTACACCAACCCCGACGTGATCAAGAAGTTCGAGGAAAAGTACAAGGTCAAGGTCACCATCACCGACTACGATTCCAACGACACCGCGCTCGCCAAGGTGCGCCAGGGCGGTTCCGGTTTCGACATCGCGGTGCCGTCGCAGACGCATCTGCCGATCTGGATCCAGGAAGGCCTGCTCTTGGAAACCAATCCGGGCGGCATGGAGAATTTCAAGAACATCGCCCCGGAATGGGCCAATCCCGATTTCGACCCCGCCCGCAAATATTCGGTGCCATGGGCCTGGGGCACGGTCGGTATCGTCGTCAACAGCGACACCTACAAGGGCGACATCAACACCTGGGACATCGTCTTCAAGACGCCGGACGAGCTGAAGGGCAAGGTTAACGTCGTTCCGGAAATGAAGGACGTGATGACCGCCGCCATCCGCTATGTCGGCGGCGAGCAGTGCACGGCCGACAAGGAAGTGCTGAAGAAGGTGCGCGACCTTCTGGTGGCGGCCAAGCCGAACTGGATCGCCATGGAATATGGCGCCATCGACAAGATGGGCGCCGGCGACTTCAAGGGCTCGACCACATGGAACGGCGCCGGCCTGCGCATGCGCCTGGCGCATCCGCAGATCCACTACGGCTATCCGAAGGAAGGCTTCACCTACTGGTCCGACAACGTGGTCGTCCTGAAGGACGCCAAGAACGTCGAGAACGCCAAGCTGTTCCAGAACTTCATCATGGACCCGGAAGTTGCCGCAGGGCTTTCCGCCTATCACCGCTACGCCAATGGCGTTGCCGGCTCGGAGAAGTTCATGCCGGCCGAGATGCGCGACGCGCCCGAGATCGTGGTGCCGGCCGAGGCCAAGCCGCACGGCACGATGGCGTTGATGTGCTCGGAAGAAGCCGACGCGCTCTACAAGAAGATCTGGACCGAACTGCGCAAGTAA
- a CDS encoding serine hydrolase domain-containing protein: MQPYRNSDPHPPIMQGTPPILVPPRLDWDRAPWNRWAFQNMRQIVPTVEVWRGTGPASELPRAETNLDALAVTDSLGRPSTLAGLLDETYTDGFLVLKDGTVAYERYFNGMTPRSLHLSQSMAKSVTAAVCGILVGRGLIDPAKPVTAYLPELAETGWAGATVQHVLDMTTGVKFSEAYTDRYSDIGQVDVASGWKPAPPDSDPSFPWPAHVWELILRLKETTRPHGAAFEYRSIETDVLAFVMERVTGRRLAELVSGELWQKLGAEESACFTVDSAGYALADGGFNATLRDYARFGQMILDNGAGIVPADWIEATRNGVHGTQFSESLPEGSYRNQFWIQDPRSRALMCRGVFGQLIHVDWNNRMVTVKLSSFPDFSNTPYAVATLKAIAAIATELGSAAE; the protein is encoded by the coding sequence ATGCAGCCCTACCGCAACAGCGATCCGCATCCACCGATCATGCAGGGGACACCGCCGATCTTGGTGCCACCCCGGCTTGACTGGGACAGGGCGCCCTGGAACCGCTGGGCCTTCCAGAACATGCGCCAGATCGTGCCGACCGTGGAGGTTTGGCGTGGCACTGGCCCGGCAAGCGAATTGCCGCGCGCCGAGACCAATCTCGATGCGCTGGCTGTGACCGACAGTCTTGGCCGTCCCTCAACGCTCGCCGGCCTTCTCGACGAGACCTATACCGACGGCTTCCTGGTGCTGAAGGACGGCACGGTCGCCTATGAACGTTATTTCAACGGCATGACACCGCGTTCGTTGCATCTGTCGCAGTCGATGGCGAAATCGGTTACGGCTGCGGTCTGCGGCATCCTTGTCGGCCGGGGTCTGATCGATCCGGCAAAACCTGTGACGGCCTATCTTCCTGAACTTGCAGAAACTGGCTGGGCAGGCGCGACGGTCCAGCACGTGCTGGACATGACGACCGGCGTTAAGTTTTCGGAAGCCTATACCGATCGCTATTCCGATATCGGTCAGGTTGACGTCGCTTCCGGCTGGAAACCTGCGCCGCCCGATAGCGATCCCTCTTTCCCGTGGCCGGCCCATGTGTGGGAACTCATCCTGCGGCTGAAGGAAACCACCCGGCCACACGGCGCAGCCTTTGAATATCGGTCAATCGAGACGGATGTGCTGGCCTTCGTCATGGAACGCGTGACCGGGCGCAGGCTGGCCGAGCTTGTTTCCGGAGAGCTCTGGCAGAAGCTTGGCGCAGAGGAAAGCGCTTGTTTCACCGTGGACAGCGCCGGCTACGCGCTGGCCGACGGCGGTTTCAACGCGACGCTTCGTGACTATGCACGTTTCGGCCAGATGATCCTCGACAACGGTGCCGGCATCGTGCCCGCCGACTGGATCGAGGCGACCAGGAACGGCGTGCATGGCACGCAGTTTTCCGAGAGCCTGCCGGAAGGCAGCTACCGCAACCAGTTCTGGATCCAGGATCCGCGTTCGCGCGCGCTCATGTGCCGTGGTGTCTTCGGGCAGCTCATCCATGTGGACTGGAACAACCGGATGGTGACGGTGAAGCTGTCGTCCTTTCCGGACTTCTCCAACACACCCTATGCGGTGGCGACGCTGAAGGCGATCGCGGCAATCGCGACGGAGCTGGGCTCGGCCGCCGAATAG
- a CDS encoding serine hydrolase domain-containing protein — MTNPTAFEDKFGFRRSDVGLANWRTTPFNRWAFQNVGELVPSARIEAGPAAGETAAADMSGLLGETVALAEGSETVAGFLARSHADALTVMKGGRFVGDWFAPHMAFGNRHLVFSISKSLTAILAGILGGEGRLDLEAPVTTYIPEAVGSAYGDATVRHVLDMTVSLDFEEAYLDPESAFARYRRATLWNPGGGEEGLEEFLLSIKRLPGPHGEVFRYRSPNSDLLGMLVERASGLRVPELLREKLWAPLGACGEGAITVDRLGAARTAGGISLTPRDLARIGEMMRQGGLANGTRVVSEAWVRDTTTAGSQDAWKRGDMAQLFPEGRYRNKWYQSGKGSYCGIGIHGQWLFVDPASEVVIVKMSSQPEPVDDPLDHENVAFFEALATMV, encoded by the coding sequence GTGACCAACCCAACCGCATTCGAGGACAAATTCGGCTTTCGCCGCAGCGACGTAGGCCTGGCAAACTGGCGCACGACGCCGTTCAACCGCTGGGCGTTCCAGAATGTCGGCGAACTGGTGCCCAGCGCGCGCATCGAAGCTGGCCCGGCGGCCGGCGAGACGGCGGCAGCCGATATGAGCGGTCTGCTTGGCGAAACGGTCGCGCTGGCCGAGGGCAGCGAAACCGTGGCGGGCTTTCTGGCGCGTTCGCATGCCGATGCGCTCACCGTCATGAAGGGCGGTAGATTCGTCGGCGACTGGTTCGCGCCGCATATGGCGTTCGGCAATCGTCATCTCGTCTTTTCGATCAGCAAATCGCTGACCGCGATCCTCGCCGGCATCCTGGGAGGCGAAGGCCGCCTCGATCTGGAAGCGCCGGTCACCACCTATATTCCCGAAGCGGTCGGGTCGGCCTATGGCGACGCCACGGTCCGCCACGTGCTCGACATGACGGTCAGCCTCGACTTCGAGGAAGCCTATCTCGATCCCGAGAGCGCCTTCGCCCGCTATCGCCGGGCGACGCTGTGGAACCCGGGCGGCGGCGAGGAAGGGCTGGAAGAATTCCTCCTGTCGATCAAGCGCCTGCCTGGGCCGCATGGCGAAGTGTTCCGCTACCGCTCGCCGAACTCCGACCTGCTCGGCATGCTGGTCGAGCGCGCTTCCGGCCTGCGCGTGCCGGAATTGCTGCGCGAGAAACTCTGGGCACCGCTTGGCGCCTGCGGCGAAGGCGCGATCACCGTCGATCGTCTTGGCGCGGCCCGCACCGCCGGCGGCATTTCGCTGACGCCGCGCGATCTCGCCCGCATCGGCGAGATGATGCGCCAGGGCGGTCTCGCCAATGGCACGCGCGTGGTGTCGGAGGCATGGGTTCGCGACACGACGACAGCCGGCAGCCAGGATGCCTGGAAGCGGGGCGACATGGCGCAGCTGTTCCCTGAGGGACGCTATCGCAACAAATGGTACCAGAGCGGCAAGGGTTCCTATTGCGGCATCGGCATCCACGGCCAGTGGCTGTTCGTCGATCCGGCGAGCGAGGTCGTCATCGTCAAGATGTCGTCGCAGCCGGAACCGGTCGACGATCCGCTCGACCACGAAAACGTCGCCTTCTTCGAGGCGCTAGCGACGATGGTCTAA
- a CDS encoding putative immunity protein, translating to MTDAIALDIDDLRAVTAYAAENAAGVLAIFEASHPSDTRPRDAIAVARAFAQGGKRGKALRDAAWAALEAAGQADDAAANQAARAAMSACGAAYLHPLARATQVRHILGAAAHATHAAELAAGAAPDAGADHLEQAARLASPRVIEVLCRYPPAPPGGGRVGELLRALDRRLRGTALAGEAGES from the coding sequence ATGACGGACGCGATCGCTCTGGATATCGACGACCTGCGCGCGGTCACCGCCTATGCTGCCGAAAACGCGGCGGGCGTGCTGGCTATCTTCGAAGCATCGCATCCTTCGGATACCCGTCCGCGCGACGCCATCGCGGTCGCCCGGGCTTTCGCGCAAGGCGGCAAGCGCGGCAAGGCGTTGCGCGACGCCGCCTGGGCCGCGCTCGAGGCCGCCGGGCAAGCCGACGATGCGGCGGCAAACCAGGCGGCACGGGCGGCGATGAGCGCATGCGGGGCGGCCTATCTTCACCCGCTGGCCCGCGCCACGCAGGTCCGGCACATTCTCGGCGCCGCCGCCCACGCGACCCACGCCGCCGAACTGGCGGCCGGTGCGGCGCCGGATGCTGGCGCCGACCATCTGGAGCAGGCCGCTCGGCTAGCCAGCCCAAGGGTGATCGAGGTGTTATGCCGCTATCCCCCAGCACCGCCCGGCGGCGGGCGTGTCGGAGAATTGCTGCGCGCGCTGGACCGCAGGCTTCGTGGCACGGCACTGGCCGGCGAGGCAGGCGAAAGCTGA
- a CDS encoding LysR family transcriptional regulator, which translates to MSVQRRLLPATGALAAFEAVARLGSFTAAAQELALTQGAISRQIKQLEDQFGKRLIERDSRNVRLSPEGEIYAETVRAALGQLREAALGLMSNRHGGVLNLAILPTFGTRWLMPLIPDFVEKNPDITINFATRIGRFDFSRERLDAAIHVGQPDWPGATSTLLMREEVAPVAAPEFLEANAVAAPRDLGRLPLLHMASRPGGWAEWFEHQGLAAPTGPGMQFEQFSTAAQACIAGLGIALLPLFLIAGELQRGQLVPAPGGPMQSRSAYYLVVPDEKRLYPPVASFRSWLLAKLPQTD; encoded by the coding sequence ATGAGCGTGCAACGTCGCCTTCTGCCGGCCACCGGCGCCCTCGCCGCCTTCGAGGCGGTGGCACGGCTCGGCTCGTTCACCGCCGCGGCACAGGAACTGGCGTTGACGCAGGGCGCCATCAGCCGGCAGATCAAGCAGTTGGAGGATCAGTTCGGCAAACGGCTGATCGAGCGCGACAGCCGCAACGTCCGGCTCTCGCCGGAGGGCGAGATCTATGCCGAGACGGTGCGCGCGGCACTTGGCCAATTGCGCGAGGCGGCCCTCGGATTGATGAGCAATCGGCATGGAGGGGTCCTGAACCTTGCCATCCTGCCCACATTCGGCACGCGCTGGCTGATGCCGCTGATCCCCGATTTCGTCGAAAAGAACCCGGACATCACCATCAACTTCGCCACCCGCATCGGCCGGTTCGACTTCTCCCGCGAGCGGCTGGACGCCGCCATCCATGTCGGCCAGCCGGACTGGCCGGGCGCCACCTCGACCCTTCTGATGCGCGAGGAGGTGGCGCCGGTCGCCGCGCCCGAATTCCTGGAAGCAAACGCCGTTGCCGCGCCGCGCGACCTCGGCCGCCTGCCGCTCCTGCACATGGCCTCGCGCCCCGGCGGCTGGGCGGAATGGTTCGAGCATCAGGGGCTGGCGGCGCCGACCGGCCCCGGCATGCAGTTCGAGCAGTTCTCGACGGCCGCCCAGGCCTGCATCGCCGGCCTCGGCATCGCCCTGTTGCCGCTGTTCCTGATCGCCGGCGAATTGCAGCGCGGCCAGTTGGTGCCGGCACCGGGTGGCCCGATGCAAAGCCGCAGCGCCTATTACCTGGTGGTGCCGGACGAAAAGCGGCTCTACCCGCCGGTCGCCAGTTTCCGCAGCTGGCTGCTCGCCAAGCTGCCGCAGACAGACTGA